A single genomic interval of Mangifera indica cultivar Alphonso chromosome 5, CATAS_Mindica_2.1, whole genome shotgun sequence harbors:
- the LOC123216590 gene encoding GEM-like protein 6, producing MGIMAVSSMPDLVKTFSMRYLPEPTAQFHGHDPSAKAPLMYKQRKVDSVIRTINKLWKKADSFARGVREHVRLAPKIAETVKGKLSLAAKILQVGGMEKIFKQLFSVREGEKLLKASQCYLSTTAGPIAGLLFISTDKVAFRSERSLKFYSKNGEIVRVHYKVLIPTEKIKGVNQSVNMKKPSQKYMEICTVDDFDFWFMGFLNYEKAFKYVKLAISQSINDVLRKDLLL from the exons ATGGGGATTATGGCAGTTAGCTCTATGCCAGACTTAGTTAAGACTTTCTCTATGAGATACTTACCTGAACCTACTGCACAATTCCATGGTCATGATCCTTCTGCAAAAGCTCCTCTGATGTATAAGCAAA GAAAAGTAGATTCAGTCATCAGAACAATTAACAAGCTATGGAAGAAAGCGGATAGTTTTGCACGCGGAGTTAGAGAACATG TGAGACTGGCGCCCAAGATTGCTGAAACTGTGAAGGGGAAGTTGAGTTTGGCTGCAAAAATTCTGCAAGTAGGCGGAATGGAGAAAATATTCAAGCAGCTGTTCAGTGTGAGAGAAGGAGAGAAACTGTTGAAGGCTTCTCAATGCTATTTGTCAACTACAGCAGGTCCAATAGCAGGCCTCCTCTTTATCTCCACAGACAAGGTTGCATTTCGCAGTGAGAGATCACTGAAATTCTATTCGAAGAACGGAGAAATTGTTAGAGTTCACTACAAG GTTTTGATCCCAACTGAGAAAATTAAGGGAGTAAACCAAAGTGTTAATATGAAGAAACCATCTCAGAAGTACATGGAAATTTGCACTGTAGACGATTTTGACTTCTGGTTCATGGGTTTCTTAAACTATGAGAAGGCTTTCAAATACGTTAAGCTGGCGATCTCCCAGAGCATAAATGATGTACTAAGGAAAGACCTTCTGCTATGA